From the Tripterygium wilfordii isolate XIE 37 chromosome 6, ASM1340144v1, whole genome shotgun sequence genome, one window contains:
- the LOC120000936 gene encoding piezo-type mechanosensitive ion channel homolog isoform X5, whose protein sequence is MGRLLNGVLLPILLLTAALLKWSLISLADLLAFLFIQYSAPKIGFQFWRGSLVSWHILIFSLLAVLSHAIFHILCAIEGAQWSFADAHWVKLIGFLRVTSWKSSSEVYFLVVQVVAAFVSWAGIYKNRFELNSQTDSFTGHLYSSLVLIGSRLRVLCCLLLPPVQLVVGISHPSWASFPFFICSGIGLVDWSLTSNFLGLFRWWRYLLPYAGVHIALLYVYQLPVEFSGLSLWVAEFAGLYKVSVQSEWSEICSGLSLLFFYIMLSWIRCDLTEMEFIMSTRESNLTQQLLPLKHSFFIRELRSGVRHSNVLLRRSILRTFSINFFTYGFPISLLALSFWSFHFASLCAFGLLAYVGYILYSFPSFFHLHRLNGLLLVFILLWAASTYVFNVEFGVINNTLQKDMKVWETVGLWHYPIPGFYLLAQYCLGVLVALGNLVNNSIFLYLSDGDGESPNDDGTVEGSEDTKVTIVATIAWGLCKSSRALVLLLIFFNALKPGFIHAVYMVFFMMYLLSHTVSRRIRHSLILLCEVHFAILYILRLDLISKALEQGGSFFLEVLSQLGFLNHASSGDFLRIAVLACFCAIHNNGFEMVSSFSAIVQHFPCPPIGFSIFRAGLIKSVVLSLYISKSSKRQLSNSSPEQRVALYLSTVGNKFRLVYRACGTSIAFVTILLTVYLVSPNYTSFGYLFFLLLWIIGRQLMEKSMKCFWFPLKIYALAVFILIYSMSVFSSLRVWLSSGVDLSSVFGYNFEASIFENVWEPLAVLIVIQLYSYERRQSKYLRPNDNDEQEAGVFISAKHLLYQHSEKILNISLFYASLSSISAFGFIYIIGLVICSGVSRSSRVPAKVLLVYSGFLVMVEYLFQLCGDRDGMFPGQENSSLFLFLGLRLYNPGFFGLESGMRGKVLVVVACLLQYNAFHWLGKMPCDVRSGGKSARPYALFGTGEKPSDDCTDYEKESESTVSRPLIEKLKTATHSWPSFNACTSGSLDPMFSGRRDSEGSNNCKCSNGYARESFKENHKWTRKRIILLRKERLLLQKSTLKLLIKFWKENMFNVFGLEINMIALLLASFSVLNAISLLYVTSLAACIILPRHVISKLWVIFIFVFGSVVTLEYLGLWLNLTLWKLHIPTGARCNDCWRISNLHFEYCKKCWLGLAVDDPRMLISHYVVFMLACFKFHADQYNLTGSQLYQHLMSQFTNASGLSDLSFEMQGLWTSLDYFRLYSYCHLLDLVLSLVLITGTLEYDVLHLGYLGFALIFFRMRREILKKKNIIFKFLRMYNFALIVFSLAYQSPFVGEPCVGNCEMGDYVSEVIGFHKYDYGFRITSRSALVEIVIFMLVSLQSYMFASREFDYVSKYLEAEQIGAILHEQEKKAAWKTAQLQRVRCFEEQKRLRNLQVEKIKSEMLNLQIQLTKMNAAGTCASTSPQSEGTENGNNSPLNTCTVNSILDKEEVFFKPDPVYDSLVSFDFYGSPRGERSGSLPAANFRNHSMDSFTEITELNMKGVNEVTWHSNSGDQAKIKAKVNPLVSAVHLIGDGVSQVQSFGNRAVSNLVSFLNIENEETDSFVSFSTDHSSDDGMNDAIGSQETDCECMAHMLSVQSVGEHAVPSAACLQIRMIFCYIWAQIRSNNDFVCYCSFILIFLWNFTLLSMVYPAALFLYALCVNTGPSNLFWVVMLIYTEICILFQYLCQIIIQHCGLTFDVSLLQELGFPARRIMSSFVIRNLPLFLVYIFTLLQTTITARDGEWAMAKCVGIHKRRNQCQEEAVTSNGFMTRIVTLLLSTSRNVIRRLFRSLCRYWKSLTKGAETPPYFLQLSMEVNLWPEDGIQPERIESGINKSLDVVHDRRWHAKSRNHLHLASRVRIQSIERSPENDSIGLAVFEVLYASPPLECTHEEWYKSLTPASDVANEILEAHHTGIFKEIGFPYLILSVIGGGKREVDLYAYVFCADLAVFFLVAIFYQSVIKNNSEFLEVYQLEDQFPKEFVFILMMIFFLIVIDRIIYLCAFATGKVIFYLFNLLLFTYSIMRYAWYVDPSHKHAGRLALRAIYFTKAISLALQAVQIRFGVPRESTLYMQFLTSSVSQVNYLGFRLYRALPFLHELRCVLDWSCTTTSLTMYDWLKG, encoded by the exons ATGGGAAGGCTTCTCAATGGCGTTTTACTGCCAATACTGCTGTTAACAG CTGCATTGCTCAAGTGGAGCTTGATATCTTTGGCTGATTTGTTAGCCTTTCTTTTCATTCAGTATAGTGCTCCGAAAATTG GTTTTCAATTTTGGAGGGGATCTCTGGTTTCATGGCATATTCTTATCTTTTCCTTGTTGGCTGTTCTTTCGCATGCCATATTTCATATTCTGTGTGCTATTGAGGGGGCCCAATGGAGCTTTGCTGATGCCCACTGGGTGAAGCTAATTGGTTTCTTGAG AGTTACATCTTGGAAGTCTTCGTCTGAGGTTTATTTCTTGGTTGTACAAGTAGTAGCTGCTTTTGTCTCATGGGCTGGAATCTACAAGAACAGATTTGAGCTGAATTCACAAACAGATTCGTTTACAGGGCATCTATATTCTTCTCTTGTACTTATAG GTTCTCGTCTTAGGGTTCTGTGCTGCTTATTATTGCCCCCTGTACAGCTCGTTGTGGGTATCAGTCACCCATCTTGGGCTTCATTTCCTTTTTTCATTTGTAGCGGAATTGGGCTTGTTGATTGGTCTTTGACGAGCAACTTTCTCGGCCTTTTTCG GTGGTGGAGGTATCTTTTACCATATGCAGGTGTACACATAGCCCTACTGTATGTATATCAACTCCCTGTTGAATTTTCTGGGCTTTCCCTCTGGGTGGCTGAATTCGCTGGGCTTTATAAAGTTTCTGTTCAGTCAGAGTGGTCAGAAATATGTTCTGGTCTTTCACTGCTATTCTTCTATATCATG TTATCTTGGATTAGATGTGATCTTACAGAAATGGAGTTTATCATGTCCACAAGAGAGAGCAATTTGACTCAGCAACTTCTTCCCTTAAAGCATTCATTTTTTATTCGTGAATTAAG ATCTGGTGTAAGGCATTCCAATGTTTTGTTGAGGAGATCCATCTTGCGAACTTTTAGTATCAACTTTTTTACTTATGGTTTTCCG ATTTCCTTGCTCGCCCTTTCCTTTTGGAGTTTTCATTTTGCAAGTCTATGCGCTTTTGGACTGCTGGCATATGTTGGCTACATTTTATACTCCTTCCCTTCTTTCTTTCACTTGCACCGGTTAAACGGCTTGCTTCTTGTTTTCATTCTCTTGTGGGCTGCTAGCACCTATGTCTTCAATGTGGAATTTGGTGTCATAAATAACACACTGCAGAAG GATATGAAAGTCTGGGAAACTGTTGGTTTATGGCATTACCCAATTCCAGGATTTTATCTACTTGCACAGTATTGTCTCGGTGTCCTTGTTGCTTTGGGCAATCTTGTGAACAACTCTATTTTCCTCTACTTATCTGATGGAGATGGAGAATCACCAAATGATGATGGAACTGTCGAAG GGAGTGAAGATACCAAAGTAACGATTGTGGCCACAATTGCATGGGGACTGTGCAAAAGCTCTCGTGCTCTAGTGCTGCTGCTGATATTTTTTAATGCTCTGAAAcctgggtttattcatgctgtATACA TGGTTTTCTTTATGATGTATCTGTTAAGCCATACCGTTAGCAGGAGAATACGACATTCCTTGATTCTTCTATGTGAGGTGCATTTTGCGATATTGTATATTCTTCGGCTAGATCTAATCTCCAAAGCACTGGAGCAGGGAGGCTCCtttttcttggaagttttatCTCAGTTGG GTTTTCTTAATCATGCTAGTAGTGGCGATTTCTTGAGGATAGCTGTGCTTGCATGCTTCTGTGCCATTCATAATAATGGCTTTGAAATGGTGTCCTCATTTTCAGCAATCGTGCAGCATTTTCCATGCCCTCCAATTGGATTTAGCATCTTCAGAGCTGGTTTGATTAAATCGGTCGTATTATCACTTTATATCTCTAAAAGTAGCAAAAGGCAGCTGAGCAACTCTTCTCCTG AACAAAGGGTAGCCTTATATTTGAGCACGGTGGGGAATAAGTTTCGTTTAGTTTATCGAGCGTGTGGAACCTCAATTGCTTTCGTGACAATTCTTCTCACAGTGTACCTAGTAAGCCCTAATTACACCTCATTTGGTTACCTATTCTTCCTTTTATTATGGATTATTGGAAGACAACTCATGGAAAAGTCAATGAAGTGCTTCTGGTTTCCTCTAAAAATATATGCACTTGctgtatttattttgatttatagCATGAGTGTCTTCTCAAGTTTGCGGGTATGGCTGTCCAGTGGTGTTGATCTTTCTTCTGTCTTTGGCTATAACTTTGAAGCTTCTATATTTGAAAATGTTTGGGAACCCTTAGCTGTACTAATTGTAATTCAACTCTATAGCTATGAAAGGAGACAGAGCAAATATCTAAGGCCAAATGATAATGACGAACAAGAGGCGGGTGTTTTTATTTCCGCAAAACATCTTTTGTATCAGCATAGTGAGAAGATTCTGAACATTTCCTTGTTCTATGCATCTCTATCCTCCATCAGTGCTTTTGGTTTCATTTATATTATAGGCTTGGTGATATGTTCTGGTGTATCAAGATCTTCAAGAGTTCCTGCAAAAGTACTTCTGGTTTATTCAGGATTTCTTGTGATGGTTGAATATCTTTTCCAGCTGTGTGGTGATCGGGATGGTATGTTCCCTGGTCAGGAGAATTCTAGTTTGTTCCTTTTTCTGGGCTTACGACTCTATAATCCTGGTTTCTTTGGTTTAGAATCAGGCATGAGAGGAAAAGTTTTGGTCGTTGTTGCATGTTTACTTCAATATAATGCATTCCATTGGTTGGGAAAGATGCCCTGTGATGTTCGAAGTGGAGGAAAGTCAGCAAGACCTTATGCTTTGTTTGGCACTGGAGAGAAACCCTCTGATGATTGTACAGATTACGAAAAAGAAAGTGAATCAACGGTTTCCAGGCCACTGatagaaaaactaaaaacaGCAACACATTCTTGGCCATCTTTTAATGCTTGTACATCTGGAAGTTTAGATCCTATGTTTTCTGGGAGAAGAGACTCTGAAGGCAGTAACAACTGTAAATGTTCAAATGGATATGCCAGAGAAAGTTTCAAAGAGAACCATAAGTGGACCCGAAAGCGGATTATTCTCTTGAGAAAAGAAAGGCTTCTCTTGCAGAAGAGTACTTTAAAGTTACTTATCAAGTTTTGGAAAGAGAATATGTTCAACGTTTTTGGCCTTGAAATCAATATGATAGCTTTACTTCTAGCCAGCTTCTCTGTGCTCAATGCCATCTCTTTACTCTATGTTACATCACTGGCAGCATGTATTATTTTGCCAAGGCATGTCATATCAAAACTTTGGGTCATATTTATCTTTGTGTTTGGTTCCGTTGTCACCCTTGAGTACTTGGGCCTCTGGTTAAATCTGACGCTCTGGAAGCTGCATATTCCAACTGGTGCACGGTGTAATGACTGTTGGAGAATCTCTAATCTTCACTTCGAGTACTGCAAAAAATGCTGGTTAG GACTTGCAGTTGATGATCCTCGGATGCTTATCAGCCACTACGTAGTTTTCATGCTTGCTTGTTTCAAATTCCATGCTGACCAATACAATCTCACTGGGTCACAGTTGTATCAACATCTGATGTCTCAGTTTACGAATGCATCTGGATTGAGTGATCTGTCCTTTGAAATGCAAGGGTTGTGGACATCTCTCGACTATTTTAGGCTCTACAGTTATTGTCACTTGCTAGATCTCGTTCTTTCTTTGGTTTTAATTACGGGAACTCTTGAATATGATGTTCTTCACCTGGGCTATCTTGGGTTTGCTCTAATTTTCTTCCGCATGCGGCGtgaaattttaaagaaaaagaatataatCTTCAAGTTCTTGCGGATGTACAACTTCGCTTTAATCGTCTTTTCCCTTGCCTATCAATCCCCTTTTGTGGGGGAACCTTGTGTGGGAAACTGTGAGATGGGAGATTATGTTAGTGAAGTGATTGGATTTCATAAATATGATTATGGGTTCCGGATCACTTCAAGATCTGCACTAGTCGAGATTGTCATATTTATGCTTGTATCACTACAATCTTACATGTTTGCATCCCGGGAATTTGATTATGTTTCCAAATATCTTGAAGCAGAGCAAATTGGTGCCATATTGCATGAGCAGGAGAAGAAGGCTGCCTGGAAGACTGCACAGTTGCAACGTGTTCGTTGCTTTGAAGAGCAGAAGCGTCTCCGTAACTTACAAGTCGAGAAGATCAAATCGGAGATGCTTAATCTTCAAATTCAACTTACCAAGATGAATGCTGCTGGAACTTGTGCTAGCACTTCTCCTCAAAGTGAAGGCACTGAGAATGGAAACAATTCTCCCTTGAACACATGCACAGTCAATAGCATTCTAGACAAAGAGGAAGTTTTTTTCAAGCCAGATCCAGTATATGATTCTTTAgtttcatttgatttttatgGGTCTCCAAGAGGTGAAAGAAGTGGAAGTCTACCAGCTGCAAACTTCAGAAATCATTCAATGGATTCTTTCACTGAGATCACTGAATTAAATATGAAAGGTGTCAATGAAGTGACTTGGCATTCAAATAGTGGCGATCAGGCAAAAATCAAAGCTAAGGTAAACCCATTAGTTTCAGCAGTACATCTGATAGGTGATGGAGTTTCTCAAGTACAATCTTTCGGTAATAGGGCTGTTTCGAATCTTGTGAGTTTCTTGaacatagaaaatgaagaaacagaTTCCTTCGTGAGTTTCTCAACTGATCATTCATCTGACGATGGGATGAATGATGCCATAGGGAGTCAGGAAACAGATTGCGAATGTATGGCCCACATGCTTTCTGTGCAATCTGTTGGTGAGCATGCCGTGCCCAGTGCTGCATGTCTGCAGATTCGTATGATCTTCTGTTATATATGGGCCCAAATTCGATCAAACAATGATTTTGTGTGTTACTGTTCCTTCATCCTGATATTCTTGTGGAACTTCACTTTGCTTTCCATGGTTTACCCTGCAGCTCTCTTTTTATATGCTCTCTGTGTGAATACTGGTCCAAGTAACTTGTTCTGGGTCGTCATGCTAATCTACACAGAgatttgtattttatttcagTATTTGTGTCAAATCATTATCCAACACTGTGGATTGACCTTTGATGTGAGTTTGCTTCAGGAATTAGGATTTCCTGCACGTAGGATCATGTCGTCGTTTGTAATAAGGAACTTACCACTTTTTCTAGTGTATATATTTACACTCCTGCAAACCACCATAACTGCAAGAGATGGTGAATGGGCAATGGCTAAATGTGTTGGCATTCACAAGAGAAGAAATCAATGTCAGGAAGAGGCTGTAACTAGTAATGGGTTCATGACAAGAATAGTGACCTTGCTATTATCAACTTCTCGAAATGTGATCAGGCGGCTCTTTAGAAGCCTCTGCAGGTATTGGAAATCTTTGACAAAAGGAGCAGAAACTCCCCCTTACTTTTTGCAGCTGTCTATGGAAGTAAATTTGTGGCCTGAGGATGGTATTCAGCCAGAGAGAATTGAATCAGGAATAAACAAATCACTTGATGTTGTTCATGATAGAAGATGGCATGCAAAGAGTCGAAATCATTTGCACTTAGCGAGTAGGGTTCGTATTCAAAGCATTGAAAGGAGTCCCGAAAATGATAGTATAGGTCTTGCTGTTTTTGAGGTATTATATGCATCTCCTCCATTAGAATGTACTCATGAAGAATGGTACAAATCACTAACTCCAGCATCTGATGTAGCCAATGAGATTCTAGAAGCTCATCATACTGGTATCTTTAAGGAAATAGGATTCCCATACCTGATACTTTCTGTAATTGGGGGAGGCAAAAGGGAAGTAGATCTGTATGCGTACGTATTTTGTGCTGATTTGGCTGTTTTCTTCTTGGTGGCCATTTTCTACCAATCAGTCATAAAAAACAATAGTGAGTTCCTTGAAGTCTATCAGCTTGAAGACCAATTCCCGAAGGAGTTTGTTTTTATCTTAATG ATGATCTTTTTCTTGATAGTAATTGATCGCATCATATACCTCTGTGCATTTGCAACTGGAAAAGTTATCTTCTATCTTTTCAATCTTCTCCTTTTCACATATTCTATCATGAGGTATGCTTGGTATGTGGATCCATCTCATAAACACGCTGGAAGATTAGCACTCCGTGCTATATATTTCACGAAGGCAATATCTCTGGCTCTACAGGCTGTACAAATCCGATTTGGGGTTCCTCGTGAAAGCACTTTGTATATGCAATTTTTGACAAGTAGTGTGTCACAAGTCAATTATTTAGGTTTTCGACTTTACCGAGCCCTACCATTCCTTCATGAACTGCGATGTGTACTCGACTGGTCGTGTACAACTACATCGTTGACCATGTATGATTGGTTAAAG GGCTAG